A DNA window from Actinomycetota bacterium contains the following coding sequences:
- a CDS encoding adenine phosphoribosyltransferase — MDIQRLRALIRDVPDFPKPGIVFKDITPLLANEVAFSSVIDETVVHFGRGNVDKVVGIEARGFILASPVAYHFGAGFLPVRKAGKLPYQVEAEEYALEYGTATLELHADAVTPGERVLIVDDVLATGGTARAAARLVERLGGKVIGIATLIELEFLEGRRLIEGYEFFSLIRY; from the coding sequence ATCGACATCCAGCGCCTGCGGGCCCTAATCCGCGACGTGCCCGACTTCCCCAAGCCGGGGATCGTCTTCAAGGACATCACCCCGCTGCTGGCGAACGAGGTCGCCTTCTCCTCGGTGATCGACGAGACCGTGGTCCACTTCGGCCGCGGCAACGTCGACAAGGTGGTCGGCATCGAGGCCCGCGGCTTCATCCTGGCCTCGCCGGTCGCCTACCACTTCGGGGCCGGCTTCCTCCCCGTGCGCAAGGCCGGCAAGCTGCCCTACCAGGTCGAGGCCGAGGAGTACGCGCTCGAGTACGGCACCGCCACCCTGGAGCTGCACGCCGACGCCGTCACCCCCGGGGAGCGGGTCCTGATCGTCGACGACGTGCTCGCCACCGGCGGCACCGCCCGGGCTGCGGCCCGTTTGGTGGAGCGCCTGGGGGGCAAGGTGATCGGCATCGCCACCCTGATCGAGCTCGAGTTCCTGGA